One window of the Salvia splendens isolate huo1 chromosome 1, SspV2, whole genome shotgun sequence genome contains the following:
- the LOC121741241 gene encoding GTPase LSG1-1-like, protein MPKGDKSVLGRALVKHHNQMIQQTKEKGKLYRSQHKKVLESVTEVSDIEAVIEQADDAHRLYSSLNPAQFPINLDSACSTIDMTPEERREQQKKEEALHASSLRIPRRPPWNSKMSVEELDDNEKRAFLEWRRNLARLEENENLVLTPFEKNLDIWRQLWRVLERSDLIVMVVDARDPLFYRCPDLEAYAREIDEHTKTVLLVNKADLLPCSVREQWANYFHEHGILFLFWSAKAATAALEGKEFSLSIGTQQDLADAGTRVYGRDELLARLQAEAEKIVSLKSQSKSIDTNLSDVHCDDKSVSGLTPHRNVVVGFVGYPNVGKSSTINALVGEKRTGVTSTPGKTKHFQTLIISEKFTLCDCPGLVFPSFTSSRYEMIASGVLPIDRLTEHRAAVQVVADRVPRSVIESVYKIKLPKPKPYEPQSRPPLAAELLRSYCASRGYVASSGLPDETKATRQILKDYIDGKLPHYEMPPDFSNDEVGADECSSPHESDISDDEDPPIATDEPAIGLEHVLSDLNSFDIDNGLASAKTAVKKRASKPHKQHK, encoded by the exons ATGCCCAAGGGAGACAAAAGCGTCCTCGGACGCGCTCTTGTGAAGCACCACAATCAGATGATACAGCAGACCAAGGAGAAAGGCAAGTTGTACCGTAGCCAGCACAAGAAGGTTCTCGAGTCCGTCACGGAGGTCAGCGACATCGAAGCCGTCATTGAGCAGGCCGACGACGCCCATCGCCTCTACTCCTCTCTCAATCCCGCCCAATTTCCCATCAATTT GGATTCCGCTTGCAGCACAATTGATATGACGCCGGAAGAAAGGAGAGAACAACAGAAGAAGGAGGAAGCTTTGCATGCCAGCAGCCTCCGTATTCCTCGAAG GCCGCCATGGAATTCTAAAATGTCCGTTGAAGAGCTTGACGATAATGAAAAACGAGCATTTCTAGAGTGGCGCCGCAATCTTGCAAG GCTCGAGGAGAATGAAAATCTAGTTCTTACTCCATTTGAGAAAAATCTGGATATTTGGAGACAGCTTTGGAGAGTGCTTGAACGCAGTGACCTG ATAGTGATGGTTGTTGATGCAAGGGACCCACTCTTCTACCGTTGCCCTGATCTAGAG GCATATGCACGAGAAATTGATGAACACACAAAGACTGTGCTCCTTGTGAACAAGGCAGATCTTCTGCCGTGCTCTGTTAG GGAACAATGGGCTAATTACTTTCATGAACATGgcattctctttcttttttggtCAGCTAAAGCTGCCACTGCTGCTTTAGAGGGGAAGGAGTTCAGTCTGTCTATTGGTACTCAGCAAGACTTAGCTGATGCTGGAACAAGAGTATATGGCAGAGATGAGCTACTTGCCCGGCTGCAAGCTGAAGCTGAAAAGATTGTCTCATTGAAAAGCCAATCGAAGTCGATTGACACGAACTTGTCAGATGTGCATTGTGATGATAAAAGTGTTTCTGGGCTCACACCACATCGAAATGTAGTTGTGGGATTTGTTGGATATCCCAATGTAGGAAAGAGTTCCACAATCAATGCTTTGGTGGGAGAGAAGAGGACTGGTGTAACTTCTACTCCTGGGAAGACCAAACATTTCCAGACATTGATAATATCCGAGAAATTTACTCTATGTGATTGCCCTGGACTGGTGTTTCCATCCTTCACTAGTTCAAGATATGAGATGATTGCATCTGGGGTCTTGCCTATTGATCGCTTGACAGAGCACCGCGCGGCTGTGCAGGTGGTTGCAGATCGAGTGCCAAGATCCGTTATTGAGAGTGTCTACAAAATCAAATTGCCAAAACCCAAGCCGTACGAACCACAATCACGGCCCCCTTTGGCAGCAGAGCTTTTGAGATCATATTGTGCCTCTCGTGGGTACGTAGCCTCGAGTGGACTACCAGATGAGACCAAAGCTACACGTCAAATATTGAAGGATTACATTGATGGGAAGCTTCCGCACTATGAAATGCCACCAGACTTTTCAAATGATGAAGTTGGTGCAGACGAATGCAGCTCTCCACATGAATCAGACATATCTGATGATGAAGACCCTCCAATTGCCACAGACGAACCTGCCATCGGTCTGGAGCACGTGCTGAGCGATCTGAATTCTTTCGACATTGACAATGGATTAGCCTCTGCCAAGACTGCTGTTAAGAAAAGGGCAAGTAAACCTCATAAACAGCATAAGTAG